One part of the Nostoc sp. PCC 7120 = FACHB-418 genome encodes these proteins:
- a CDS encoding glycosyltransferase family 2 protein, translated as MPKISVIIPAYNAERTILETINSVLNQTFSDLEIIVINDGSTDRTVEVLQNVDDARLKVYSYENSRASGARNHGISHAVGDFISFLDADDLWTPDKLELQLSALNNHPEAGVAYSWTYTIDDKGELLKPFEPLYEGNVYTDLLLANFLTNGSNPLIRKAAIASIGEFDTTLRSGEDWDYWLRLAYKWPFVVVKQHQILYRRSVTSKSFKLQIIREASLAILDKAMKVLPLELQYLKKHSLSNIYRYNVELYLDSINNNSTVDIKYVIGNLLSYIRSRPQTLKEIYTYKLIIKILLVIVLSPKLMSRLLQFIKKSKQMKNLQVQP; from the coding sequence ATGCCTAAAATATCTGTAATTATTCCCGCCTATAATGCTGAACGCACAATTTTAGAAACGATTAACTCGGTTCTCAATCAAACATTCTCAGATTTAGAAATCATTGTAATTAATGATGGTTCTACAGACAGAACAGTAGAAGTTCTACAAAATGTTGACGACGCACGCTTGAAAGTTTACTCATATGAAAATAGTAGAGCTTCTGGCGCTCGCAATCATGGAATTTCCCATGCAGTAGGAGATTTTATCAGTTTTCTTGATGCTGATGATTTGTGGACACCTGATAAGCTTGAATTACAATTGTCTGCTTTAAATAATCATCCAGAGGCTGGTGTAGCCTATAGCTGGACTTATACAATTGATGATAAAGGAGAATTATTAAAACCTTTTGAACCTTTGTATGAAGGGAATGTATATACTGATTTGTTATTAGCGAATTTTCTAACTAATGGCTCGAATCCTCTAATTCGTAAAGCAGCAATAGCATCGATAGGAGAGTTTGATACTACATTAAGGTCAGGTGAAGATTGGGACTATTGGTTACGCTTGGCTTATAAATGGCCTTTTGTTGTAGTCAAACAACATCAAATTCTTTATCGTCGTTCTGTTACATCCAAGTCATTCAAATTACAAATAATTCGGGAAGCTAGTTTGGCTATTTTAGATAAGGCGATGAAAGTGCTTCCTTTGGAATTGCAATACCTGAAGAAACATAGTTTATCTAATATTTATAGATACAACGTAGAGTTATATCTAGACAGTATCAATAATAATTCAACCGTTGATATTAAGTATGTGATTGGCAATTTGTTGAGTTATATTCGCTCAAGACCTCAAACTCTCAAGGAGATCTATACATATAAGCTAATCATAAAAATTTTGTTAGTTATAGTACTTTCCCCGAAATTGATGAGTCGTTTGTTGCAATTTATCAAAAAAAGTAAGCAGATGAAAAATCTCCAAGTACAGCCGTAG